Proteins encoded by one window of Chondromyces crocatus:
- a CDS encoding ATP-binding protein, whose product MGSPEQDARAKFRELTRVFDPIYRASEAEEAGLSSSYVPEAHGHYRRQLEASLDLNDNAKLLVAGQPGCGKTTLLRNVAHQLRQEGRVVAVVDLEAQTAVQDLGSVEMYLAAMAELLSEAKKTATRVPTDALESCRSWLERLQGGGTVEGSAQAVSEALRRYLSALRESRILRDELRLQVKQGGDDPLEILGRLLQGLAEVRPVVILDGLDKLPPVQARQTFLDDKRKPMAEAPGAAILTIPLSLVYEPTFNVLSERYNNADSAVLPAVRLWDFDGQMRKRRRSERGMGILQRIVEARVDPIDPKIVLPDAVDRAIVGSGGNIRELSRLMQSSVVKAHVRRGSFIEPQDVEAAIADQRESFRRSYDPRFLSALEKVRREYQLEDQGDVVKQLLYGLWVIEYRNGIAWYSLPEPVEQLLQHLERAL is encoded by the coding sequence GTGGGCTCACCAGAGCAGGATGCGCGGGCCAAGTTCAGAGAGCTGACCCGGGTCTTCGACCCGATCTACAGGGCCTCGGAGGCCGAAGAGGCGGGCCTCTCGTCGTCCTACGTGCCCGAGGCCCACGGGCATTACCGGCGCCAGCTCGAAGCCTCGCTCGATCTGAACGACAACGCCAAGCTGCTCGTGGCCGGGCAGCCCGGCTGCGGGAAGACGACGCTGCTCCGGAATGTCGCGCACCAGCTCCGGCAGGAGGGGCGCGTCGTCGCGGTCGTCGACCTCGAAGCGCAGACCGCCGTGCAGGATCTCGGCTCGGTCGAGATGTACCTGGCCGCGATGGCCGAGCTGCTCTCCGAGGCGAAGAAGACGGCCACGCGGGTCCCCACCGACGCGCTCGAGAGCTGCCGGAGCTGGCTCGAACGACTCCAGGGGGGTGGCACGGTCGAAGGGAGTGCCCAGGCGGTCTCCGAGGCGCTCCGCCGGTATCTCTCGGCCCTGCGTGAGAGCCGGATCCTCCGCGACGAGCTGCGACTCCAGGTGAAGCAGGGCGGAGACGACCCGCTGGAGATCCTGGGACGCCTGCTGCAAGGCCTCGCCGAAGTGCGGCCAGTGGTGATCCTGGACGGCCTGGACAAGCTGCCGCCGGTACAAGCCCGCCAGACCTTCCTCGACGACAAGCGCAAGCCGATGGCCGAGGCACCGGGGGCCGCAATCCTCACCATCCCCCTGTCGCTGGTCTACGAGCCGACGTTCAACGTGCTGAGCGAGCGGTACAACAACGCGGACAGCGCCGTGCTGCCGGCGGTACGCCTCTGGGACTTCGACGGCCAGATGCGGAAGCGCAGGCGCTCGGAGCGGGGGATGGGGATCCTGCAGCGAATCGTCGAAGCGCGGGTCGACCCCATCGACCCGAAGATCGTGCTCCCCGACGCCGTGGACCGCGCCATCGTGGGCTCGGGCGGAAACATCCGGGAGCTCTCGCGGCTGATGCAGTCGAGCGTGGTGAAAGCCCATGTCCGGCGGGGCAGCTTCATCGAGCCTCAGGATGTGGAGGCTGCCATCGCGGATCAGCGGGAGTCGTTCCGGCGCTCGTACGATCCCAGGTTCCTGTCCGCGCTCGAGAAGGTGCGGCGGGAGTACCAGCTCGAAGATCAGGGGGATGTGGTGAAGCAGCTTCTCTATGGACTGTGGGTGATCGAGTACCGGAACGGCATCGCCTGGTACAGCCTGCCGGAGCCGGTGGAGCAGCTCCTGCAACACCTGGAGCGAGCGCTCTGA
- a CDS encoding metallophosphoesterase family protein — translation MTPEDRLEELQARLQLAQGSATLLFAIVESDAALEETRRAFRSLLTSTPLDVADLGACELHTGPGRWAELTRSRTAEVYLLSAAPQAPFGVTAFAALLNAEREFLRQLAGPLVMVISRATEQALRHRAPDFVTWAAQAYELPRAETLSALTPRNDEDPGPATGASRAPAETPIRFLHISDFHLRPQRVKRYDQDRVLRGLLQLLEADREGFPLDLVFVTGDLGHGGKAEEYALATDFLRTLMAVSEVPPARIFVVPGNHDVDREVGRWLLRSLSSDEEAIRFFEEEESRRFHAQKLEGYRKSLTSLLGPDRALGLGVGADAVEIVDIRGARLAVASFNSAWFAQADDDQGRLWLGEANVAGAEGRIADEGADFAIALMHHPFDDLHEIERWMVERRCERVFDLVLRGHLHQERTRSIVSQRGGFVEVAAPAAYQGSQWANGCFFGEIRPRARSVTLRPYAYSGGADPWVLDTKTFPDSRADGYCHTFRVPEKKRLRTAMGKSLWRAAEATVLATPPAMREALAAQLDILPPPGAPVASAAQVTKGVHETLLQATAQSLLHDRRGPQEGPGMILRSDPRFLEKALLLAARRARSAVATSGLGRTVTGHTLEHLFCSALEAVVEGPVSVLSMSQSDDPDVLIGSEKDAPHQRAVIELRLEVRGDVVKSSLTQLERHLTAFPAAHAAVVLSDLAATENTAPSVERIESPTGREVLLLRM, via the coding sequence ATGACACCGGAAGATCGACTGGAGGAGCTCCAGGCCCGGCTCCAGCTCGCGCAGGGCTCGGCGACGCTGCTGTTCGCGATCGTGGAGAGCGACGCGGCGCTGGAGGAGACGCGGCGTGCGTTCCGGTCGCTGCTCACGTCGACCCCCCTCGACGTGGCGGATCTGGGCGCTTGCGAGCTGCACACGGGCCCTGGGCGCTGGGCCGAGCTGACACGGAGCCGGACGGCGGAGGTGTACCTGCTGTCCGCAGCCCCGCAGGCGCCCTTCGGGGTCACCGCCTTCGCCGCCCTCCTGAACGCGGAGCGCGAGTTCTTGCGCCAGCTCGCCGGGCCCCTGGTGATGGTGATCTCTCGCGCCACGGAGCAGGCACTGCGGCACCGGGCGCCGGACTTCGTCACCTGGGCGGCGCAGGCCTACGAGCTACCTCGCGCCGAGACGCTCTCGGCGCTCACGCCGCGGAACGACGAAGACCCAGGTCCCGCGACGGGCGCGTCCCGAGCGCCGGCAGAGACCCCCATCCGCTTCCTCCACATCTCCGACTTTCACCTGCGGCCACAGCGCGTGAAGCGCTACGACCAGGATCGGGTCCTCCGGGGGTTGCTCCAGCTCCTGGAGGCGGACCGGGAAGGCTTCCCCCTCGATCTGGTGTTCGTGACCGGGGATCTGGGCCACGGCGGGAAGGCCGAGGAGTATGCGCTGGCGACCGACTTCCTGCGCACGCTCATGGCCGTGTCCGAGGTGCCTCCTGCCCGCATCTTCGTCGTGCCCGGCAACCACGACGTGGATCGGGAGGTGGGGCGCTGGCTCCTCCGCTCGCTGTCCAGCGACGAGGAGGCCATCCGGTTCTTCGAGGAAGAGGAGAGCCGGCGGTTCCACGCGCAGAAGCTCGAAGGCTACCGGAAGAGCCTGACGTCCCTCCTCGGCCCCGACAGAGCGCTGGGCCTCGGGGTCGGGGCGGACGCCGTGGAGATCGTCGACATCCGTGGAGCGCGGCTCGCCGTCGCCTCGTTCAACTCGGCCTGGTTCGCCCAGGCGGACGACGACCAGGGGCGTCTCTGGCTGGGCGAGGCGAACGTCGCTGGCGCGGAGGGAAGGATCGCCGATGAAGGCGCGGACTTCGCGATCGCGCTGATGCACCACCCCTTCGATGACCTCCACGAGATCGAGCGGTGGATGGTGGAGCGCCGCTGCGAGCGGGTGTTCGACCTGGTGCTGCGCGGCCACCTGCACCAGGAGCGCACGCGGTCGATCGTGTCGCAGCGTGGCGGCTTCGTCGAGGTGGCGGCGCCGGCCGCTTACCAGGGGAGCCAGTGGGCAAACGGCTGCTTCTTCGGCGAGATCAGGCCGCGCGCTCGCAGCGTCACGCTCCGCCCTTACGCGTACAGCGGGGGCGCCGACCCGTGGGTGCTCGACACCAAGACCTTCCCCGACAGCAGGGCCGACGGCTACTGCCACACGTTCCGCGTCCCCGAGAAGAAGCGCCTCCGCACGGCCATGGGCAAGAGCCTCTGGAGAGCGGCCGAAGCCACGGTGCTCGCGACACCGCCGGCGATGCGGGAAGCGCTCGCAGCGCAGCTCGACATCCTGCCTCCTCCCGGGGCCCCCGTGGCGAGCGCCGCACAGGTGACCAAGGGTGTGCACGAGACGCTCCTCCAGGCGACGGCCCAGAGTCTGCTCCACGACCGCCGCGGTCCCCAGGAAGGACCGGGCATGATCCTGCGCTCGGACCCGCGGTTCCTGGAGAAGGCTCTCTTGCTCGCCGCGCGTCGAGCCAGGAGCGCCGTGGCGACGAGCGGCCTGGGACGCACGGTGACTGGCCACACCCTGGAGCACCTGTTCTGCAGCGCCCTGGAGGCGGTGGTGGAGGGCCCCGTCTCGGTGCTCTCGATGTCCCAGAGCGACGATCCCGATGTCCTCATCGGGAGCGAGAAGGACGCCCCCCACCAGCGTGCGGTCATCGAGCTGCGGCTGGAGGTACGCGGTGACGTGGTGAAGAGTTCCCTCACGCAGCTCGAACGCCATCTGACGGCGTTCCCCGCCGCACACGCCGCGGTGGTGCTGTCGGATCTCGCGGCCACCGAGAACACCGCCCCGAGCGTGGAACGGATCGAGAGCCCGACCGGGCGAGAGGTCCTCTTGCTGCGCATGTGA
- a CDS encoding DUF2339 domain-containing protein — protein sequence MEVLAILLGVGVAGLFLIVPWVALAVASGARFRAQGLERRVLFLEHELYRLSEQARLQAAQPQTVHAPADSTLPVAGTAIAPIPTPEMSPSGTPPSPTQVPVGPHDAAVPGQPAGASSSPPPGVLTPEDGIHTAAQEAATSPDGAASAEGTSPPEGAPLPEGAPLPEGAPPPDASLPAAPPSPPGSQPQPTPRPSLEEQLGLTWLTRVGAAVFLLGALFFFKYAVDNQWIGPAGRVAVGAVAGIGLLIASEVLRPKTRPAFVHILAGIGIAVLMASAWSSVALYHLVPPPVAFAAASLVLILGAALSLRHRAEALLGLVLLAGLLNPMVLSTGQDRAFALFTYLFLLTSITQGVALKARFRVVPALAVTGVVVLFLGWYAKYFDVRPPHSFGLDVPELRVGAYFKLSTRIVPIVAVALFGAQWAALALRLRSRSENGDTHASRGFALASLVLTHAGAALLLYDRPRLVAFAAIGLGIAAIALLRAVAAQAWLTVPMGAAFIAFLAVSHGVPQEQRSLLVMLLGGWTAVYVSGFLLGPGRRALVTPAGAVGASVGAGLFVILAGVQLVAARPTLFVFLVAVAAALVAALAARAGMRLLHLLAVLFTAVAVGIASGFARRKGVTTESVDPVFLAALGVWALVHLGAVVDDVVRRKSAITWDMVVTASLAPLGFLMAALTTTGGNVPTLRALLTAAAGCADLAVGILLLRATQQCEGRAQTWAEAHARLSLLLGQALGLFAAAIAFALSGATVTVLWAALGCVAATVGARSREERWIPFAALLFFAAILRLLGVDIHGTQQMVRDYFVSQGRLGAMTVPVLLNPRAYALAGLSVALLLSASQLAHAARAGNGRGPWRWSCLLAVVLGHGMWIALAILEVRSAVRSTPLPPAVPLDLDEWVVFRMHVDAAIAEQAGRLSMTTTLVLGTAAAALLAMGFAARSALHRYLGLFLFLVTVLKLSLWDVWSVERGYQILLLTSVGALLVAGGFLYARFGQRLMTLMRTGAVEPGPSSPPTKSVASGVILVLLTALAPRAEAQPEIPRLPVSKLASVRSVAGVDAPGDYQAPVDLDLYRASSAQELLADVRIAGPDGREVPYVVQSVAAPRIDSPTRGELLDPTVDAEGISRATFRLPPNTAHCRVKLDVSSGSFLLRARVETGDHRDALGVIAEGPYIYRVDQPGGHVELLEIPYPRSEAPLVRVTLLPEPGAPTPQLYIRAGWFTCSDPTSSTPPTERIALTIENITRDEPSKTTVVTLDAGHEGVPIEALLLDVATPEMSRRVDVAATSYREVWPSIGGGMVYRITPRAGVALESTRLPTQLTRKRWFRLTIHDGDSAPLELRGVQGEVRVRRLVLRADTPGEHALYVGYPNATRPRYDLEEILGRAERAEAPRAVTLGPLGKNPKFGQDDVSPSLPITERHRGLIGILLAISLVGLSLWAVILLRRPAAREDGPDTSA from the coding sequence ATGGAAGTGCTGGCGATCCTGCTCGGCGTCGGCGTCGCGGGGCTTTTCCTCATCGTGCCCTGGGTCGCCCTCGCTGTCGCTTCCGGCGCCCGCTTCCGCGCGCAAGGGCTGGAGCGACGGGTGCTCTTCCTGGAGCACGAGCTCTACCGGCTCTCGGAGCAAGCGCGCCTCCAGGCTGCGCAACCCCAGACGGTTCACGCCCCCGCCGACTCGACCCTCCCCGTGGCGGGTACGGCCATCGCCCCGATCCCGACGCCGGAGATGTCGCCCTCCGGCACTCCACCGTCGCCCACGCAGGTCCCTGTCGGTCCCCACGACGCCGCCGTTCCCGGTCAGCCAGCAGGAGCGTCCTCGTCGCCACCTCCCGGAGTGCTCACGCCCGAGGACGGCATCCACACCGCCGCGCAGGAGGCAGCCACCTCTCCTGACGGAGCAGCATCCGCCGAAGGCACTTCGCCTCCCGAAGGCGCCCCTCTCCCGGAGGGCGCGCCTCTCCCCGAAGGCGCTCCTCCTCCCGACGCCTCCCTCCCCGCCGCTCCGCCCTCCCCCCCCGGAAGTCAGCCGCAGCCGACCCCACGCCCCTCGCTGGAGGAGCAGCTCGGGCTCACCTGGCTCACCCGCGTGGGCGCGGCCGTGTTCCTGCTCGGTGCCCTTTTCTTCTTCAAGTACGCCGTCGACAACCAGTGGATCGGCCCGGCAGGGCGCGTCGCGGTCGGAGCCGTCGCAGGCATCGGTCTCTTGATCGCCTCGGAGGTGCTGCGACCGAAGACGCGCCCCGCGTTCGTCCACATCCTGGCAGGCATCGGCATCGCGGTGCTGATGGCCTCGGCATGGTCCAGCGTCGCCCTGTATCACCTGGTGCCGCCGCCGGTCGCGTTCGCCGCGGCGAGCCTCGTGCTCATCCTCGGCGCAGCGCTCTCGCTGCGGCACCGCGCCGAGGCGCTCCTGGGCCTGGTGTTGCTCGCGGGCCTCCTGAACCCCATGGTCCTCTCCACGGGTCAAGACCGCGCCTTCGCCCTGTTCACGTACCTCTTCCTGCTCACCAGCATCACCCAGGGCGTGGCGCTCAAGGCACGCTTCCGGGTGGTCCCGGCGCTCGCCGTGACGGGCGTCGTGGTGCTCTTCCTCGGCTGGTACGCGAAGTACTTCGATGTCCGCCCCCCGCACAGCTTCGGGCTGGATGTCCCGGAGCTGCGCGTCGGTGCCTACTTCAAGCTCTCGACCCGCATCGTCCCCATCGTGGCCGTGGCGCTCTTCGGCGCCCAGTGGGCGGCCCTCGCCCTCCGGCTGCGCTCGCGCAGCGAGAACGGGGACACGCATGCCTCCCGTGGATTCGCGCTGGCCTCGCTCGTCCTGACCCACGCCGGGGCAGCGCTCCTTCTCTACGATCGTCCGCGCCTCGTCGCGTTCGCAGCGATCGGCCTGGGCATCGCCGCGATCGCGCTCCTTCGTGCCGTTGCAGCGCAGGCCTGGCTGACGGTGCCGATGGGTGCGGCCTTCATCGCCTTCCTGGCCGTGAGCCATGGCGTGCCCCAGGAACAGCGCTCGCTGCTCGTGATGCTGCTGGGCGGCTGGACGGCGGTGTACGTCAGCGGCTTCCTCCTCGGGCCTGGCCGACGCGCCCTGGTCACCCCGGCGGGGGCCGTGGGCGCCAGCGTGGGCGCCGGCCTGTTCGTCATCCTCGCCGGCGTGCAGCTCGTGGCGGCGCGCCCGACGCTGTTCGTCTTCCTCGTCGCGGTCGCAGCCGCGCTCGTCGCCGCGCTCGCTGCGCGTGCGGGCATGCGCCTCCTCCATCTCCTCGCCGTCCTCTTCACCGCCGTGGCCGTGGGCATCGCCTCCGGGTTCGCGCGGCGAAAAGGCGTGACGACCGAGTCCGTCGACCCCGTCTTCCTCGCTGCACTCGGCGTGTGGGCGCTCGTCCACCTCGGCGCCGTGGTGGACGATGTCGTTCGCCGGAAGTCGGCGATCACCTGGGACATGGTCGTCACCGCCTCGCTCGCCCCCCTCGGCTTCCTGATGGCGGCGCTGACCACCACGGGCGGGAACGTGCCCACCTTGCGGGCCCTCCTCACCGCCGCAGCGGGGTGCGCGGATCTCGCGGTGGGCATCTTGCTGTTGCGCGCCACGCAGCAGTGCGAGGGACGCGCTCAGACCTGGGCCGAGGCGCACGCGCGCCTGTCCCTCCTCCTCGGCCAGGCGCTCGGTCTGTTCGCCGCGGCCATCGCGTTCGCGCTCAGCGGCGCGACGGTGACCGTGCTCTGGGCTGCTCTCGGCTGCGTGGCCGCAACGGTGGGCGCGCGCTCGCGCGAGGAGAGGTGGATCCCCTTCGCGGCGCTCCTCTTCTTCGCAGCCATCCTGCGGCTGCTCGGCGTGGACATCCACGGGACGCAGCAGATGGTGCGCGACTACTTCGTCTCGCAGGGACGCCTGGGTGCGATGACCGTACCGGTGCTGCTGAACCCACGCGCCTACGCCCTCGCGGGGCTCTCTGTGGCGCTCCTGCTCTCGGCCTCTCAGCTCGCCCATGCCGCGCGGGCCGGGAATGGCCGAGGCCCGTGGCGCTGGAGCTGCCTACTCGCCGTCGTCCTCGGCCACGGAATGTGGATCGCCCTGGCGATCCTTGAGGTCCGCTCGGCCGTGCGCTCCACGCCCCTGCCCCCTGCCGTTCCCCTGGACCTCGACGAGTGGGTGGTGTTCCGTATGCACGTGGACGCTGCGATCGCAGAGCAAGCAGGCCGCCTGTCGATGACCACCACGCTGGTGCTCGGCACAGCGGCAGCGGCCCTGCTCGCCATGGGCTTCGCCGCACGCAGCGCCTTGCATCGCTACCTGGGGCTGTTCCTCTTCCTCGTCACCGTGCTGAAGCTCTCGCTCTGGGACGTCTGGAGCGTGGAGCGCGGCTACCAGATCCTCCTGCTGACGAGCGTCGGCGCCCTCCTGGTCGCTGGAGGTTTCCTCTACGCGCGCTTCGGCCAGCGCCTCATGACGCTGATGAGAACGGGCGCGGTCGAACCTGGACCGAGCTCACCTCCCACAAAATCCGTGGCCAGCGGCGTGATCCTGGTGCTCCTCACCGCCCTCGCCCCCCGGGCCGAGGCACAGCCAGAGATACCCCGCCTGCCCGTCTCCAAGCTCGCCTCGGTGAGATCGGTCGCCGGCGTCGACGCCCCCGGGGATTACCAGGCGCCGGTCGACCTCGATCTCTACCGCGCCAGCTCCGCCCAGGAGCTCCTCGCCGATGTCCGCATCGCGGGGCCCGATGGGCGCGAGGTCCCGTACGTCGTGCAGTCCGTGGCGGCTCCCCGCATCGACAGCCCCACGCGCGGAGAGCTGCTCGATCCGACCGTGGACGCCGAAGGCATCTCGCGCGCCACCTTCCGCTTGCCACCGAACACCGCGCATTGCCGCGTGAAGCTCGACGTGTCGAGTGGCTCGTTCCTCCTCCGCGCGCGCGTGGAGACCGGCGATCACCGCGATGCGCTGGGCGTCATCGCGGAAGGCCCCTACATCTACCGGGTCGATCAGCCGGGGGGCCACGTCGAGCTTCTCGAGATCCCCTACCCGCGCTCGGAGGCGCCGCTCGTGCGGGTGACCCTCCTGCCCGAGCCGGGCGCCCCTACGCCGCAGCTCTACATCCGCGCCGGCTGGTTCACGTGCTCCGACCCGACGTCGAGCACACCGCCCACGGAGCGGATCGCGCTGACGATCGAGAACATCACCCGCGACGAGCCCTCCAAGACCACCGTCGTCACCCTGGATGCGGGCCACGAAGGCGTCCCCATCGAGGCGCTCCTGCTCGATGTGGCGACCCCCGAGATGAGCCGGCGCGTCGACGTCGCGGCGACCAGCTACCGCGAGGTGTGGCCCTCGATCGGTGGGGGCATGGTCTACCGGATCACGCCCCGCGCCGGCGTGGCCCTGGAATCGACACGGCTGCCCACGCAGCTCACGCGAAAGCGCTGGTTCCGCCTGACCATCCACGACGGCGACTCGGCGCCCCTCGAGCTGCGCGGCGTGCAAGGTGAGGTGCGGGTGCGTCGGCTCGTGCTCCGTGCCGACACGCCTGGCGAGCACGCCCTCTACGTGGGCTACCCGAACGCCACCCGACCCCGGTACGACCTGGAGGAGATCCTGGGGCGCGCCGAGCGCGCCGAGGCTCCCCGCGCCGTGACCCTCGGGCCTCTCGGCAAGAACCCGAAGTTCGGTCAGGACGACGTCTCCCCCTCGCTGCCGATCACCGAACGGCACCGCGGCTTGATCGGCATCCTCCTCGCCATCTCGCTCGTCGGGCTCTCCCTGTGGGCGGTGATCCTGCTGCGCCGCCCTGCTGCGCGCGAAGACGGCCCGGACACCAGCGCGTAG
- a CDS encoding nuclear transport factor 2 family protein, with product MDVSTDMDVSTETRTAASVLEDLWALITTDTERWLELFAEDGMVEFPYAGSLGSPGRLEGKAAIRRYFTEALKSFEGLEFTRRRKHLLHDPDLVIAEVHGSATITTTGRRYEQDYVMVLQTRAGKIVLYREYWDPMAGLAAFGPAGGPLAPRIADG from the coding sequence ATGGATGTCTCGACGGACATGGATGTCTCGACGGAGACGAGGACTGCAGCCAGCGTGCTGGAGGACCTCTGGGCGCTCATCACGACCGACACGGAGCGCTGGCTGGAGCTGTTCGCCGAGGATGGGATGGTGGAGTTCCCCTATGCCGGCTCCCTCGGCTCCCCGGGACGCCTGGAAGGAAAGGCGGCGATCCGGCGCTACTTCACAGAAGCGCTGAAGAGCTTCGAGGGGCTCGAATTCACGAGGCGGCGCAAGCACCTGCTCCACGATCCGGACCTGGTGATCGCCGAGGTTCACGGCTCGGCGACGATCACCACGACGGGGCGTCGCTACGAGCAGGACTACGTGATGGTGCTGCAGACCCGTGCGGGGAAGATCGTGCTGTACCGGGAGTACTGGGACCCCATGGCTGGCCTCGCGGCCTTCGGTCCCGCCGGGGGTCCGCTTGCTCCGCGGATCGCGGACGGATAG
- a CDS encoding AraC family transcriptional regulator translates to MPARPESLSERPRALEEQVDVISDVLDTMRLTTLLFGRVELGAPWAVRAPEKATSSFYVILRGCARLTVSRVEAPLSLSEGDIALIPYGAAHDLDDGEKSTRDDRSLVSTEQLRSAIASPRRLGGDGPVCELISGCFRFSAGMTNPLLDAFPPAIRLSPGAPGASPSLAATARLLAAESTAPGPGTDLILGRLADVLLVQALRMQALSAGEGFGRWQALADPAIGVALRRIHTRPAEAWTVESLAASVGLSRSGFAARFHELVGTPPMQYLAEWRMAKAAQWLRETGDSIATIAERAGYLSEVAFSKAFKRWRGIGPGAYRRGALAIPAFAVTNR, encoded by the coding sequence ATGCCCGCTCGTCCGGAATCCCTGTCCGAGCGTCCACGTGCGCTGGAGGAGCAGGTCGACGTCATCTCGGATGTCCTCGATACGATGCGCCTCACCACGCTCCTGTTCGGCCGCGTCGAGCTGGGCGCGCCGTGGGCCGTCCGGGCGCCAGAGAAGGCGACCTCGTCGTTCTACGTGATCCTGCGCGGGTGCGCTCGGCTCACCGTGTCACGGGTCGAGGCGCCTCTCTCGCTGTCGGAGGGGGACATCGCGCTCATCCCGTACGGCGCGGCCCACGACCTCGACGATGGCGAGAAGTCCACGCGCGATGACCGGAGCCTCGTGTCCACCGAGCAGCTCCGCAGCGCGATCGCCTCACCACGCCGGCTCGGAGGGGACGGGCCCGTCTGCGAGCTCATCTCGGGGTGCTTCAGGTTCAGCGCCGGGATGACCAACCCCTTGCTCGACGCCTTTCCCCCTGCGATTCGCCTCTCGCCAGGAGCGCCTGGCGCGTCGCCTTCCCTCGCGGCCACGGCCAGACTCCTCGCCGCCGAGAGCACGGCACCGGGCCCGGGCACGGATCTCATCCTCGGCCGCCTCGCCGATGTGCTGCTCGTCCAGGCGTTGCGCATGCAGGCACTGTCCGCTGGCGAGGGGTTCGGTCGCTGGCAGGCGCTCGCGGATCCCGCGATCGGTGTCGCGCTCCGTCGCATCCACACCCGACCAGCCGAAGCGTGGACGGTGGAGAGCCTCGCCGCCTCCGTCGGCCTCTCCCGCTCCGGGTTTGCTGCGCGCTTCCACGAGCTGGTCGGTACCCCGCCGATGCAGTACCTCGCCGAGTGGCGCATGGCGAAGGCTGCGCAGTGGCTGCGCGAGACCGGCGACAGCATCGCCACGATCGCCGAGCGGGCCGGTTACCTGAGCGAGGTGGCCTTCAGCAAAGCCTTCAAGCGCTGGCGAGGGATCGGTCCTGGCGCCTACCGGCGCGGCGCGCTTGCGATACCGGCCTTCGCCGTGACAAACCGCTGA